In one Myxocyprinus asiaticus isolate MX2 ecotype Aquarium Trade chromosome 29, UBuf_Myxa_2, whole genome shotgun sequence genomic region, the following are encoded:
- the LOC127420586 gene encoding cytochrome c oxidase subunit 4 isoform 2, mitochondrial-like — protein MLRLTAGRVGGLPSRWAVAAFSSSSARMAGHGHGNTFSREQADMSLPMYWDRLDTPLPDRPYQDTLRAADKSLKQKEKGPWNYLTKEEKIALYRLMFKETYAEMKKSSSESKTMLGGIFFFIGFTGLVVLWQRLYVYPTHPCTLDDEWQTMQVKRMLEMWVNPVESFSAKWDYEKGQWK, from the exons ATGCTGCGTTTGACTGCTGGGCGTGTAGGGGGGCTTCCGTCCAGATGGGCAGTGGCTGCATTCAGCTCTAGCAGTGCCAGGATGGCCGGCCATGGGCATGGTAATACATTTTCT AGAGAACAGGCGGACATGTCTCTTCCAATGTACTGGGACCGTCTGGACACTCCTTTACCAGACCGACCATACCAGGACACCCTCAGAGCTGCAGACAAGAGCCTGAAGCAGAAGGAGAAAGGACCCTGGAACTACCTCACTAAAGAAGAAAAAATTGCCT TGTATAGATTGATGTTTAAAGAGACATATGCAGAGATGAAGAAATCATCCAGCGAATCGAAGACGATGCTTGGAGGAATCTTCTTCTTCATTGGTTTCACAGGCCTAGTTGTCCTTTGGCAAAGGCTCTATG TGTATCCCACTCATCCTTGCACCCTTGATGACGAGTGGCAGACTATGCAGGTGAAGCGGATGCTGGAAATGTGGGTGAACCCTGTGGAAAGCTTCTCAGCCAAGTGGGACTATGAGAAGGGCCAGTGGAAATGA